From the Primulina tabacum isolate GXHZ01 chromosome 3, ASM2559414v2, whole genome shotgun sequence genome, one window contains:
- the LOC142540824 gene encoding protein neprosin-like yields the protein MASSQSIIFKFLAAFFVIASSLSAHVFSGTSVGPSHACSHLQANQTLRPRHELHKLRRIRSYLKKINKPAVKTIKSPYGDVIDCVLAHHQPAFDHPKLRGQKPLEPPDRPKINVSNNIDSITGIFQSWIDNGESCPEGSIPIRRTTEKDVLRASSIRRFGKKIARGVRRDTMSSDHEHAVAFVNGEEYYGAKASLNVWAPRVTDEYEFSLSQLWLISGSFGHDLNTIEAGWQVSPELFGDNYPRFFTYWTTDAYQETGCYNLLCSGFVQINNKIAIGAAISPRSSYSSRQFDIGIMIWKDPKHGHWWLELAPGLLVGYWPSFMFSHLQRHASMVQFGGEIVNTRSMGSHTSTQMGSGHFADEGFKKASYFRNLQVVDWDNNLIPLSNLHLLADHPNCYNIKAGKNSVWGNYFYYGGPGRNSRCP from the exons CGGGCACCAGCGTGGGGCCGAGCCACGCCTGTAGTCATTTACAGGCAAACCAAACGCTCCGGCCGCGGCACGAGTTGCATAAGTTGAGGAGAATAAGGAGTTACCTTAAAAAGATCAACAAGCCTGCGGTCAAGACAATTAAG AGTCCTTATGGTGATGTCATAGATTGTGTTTTAGCTCATCATCAACCAGCATTTGATCATCCTAAGCTCAGAGGACAGAAGCCGCTG GAGCCACCTGACAGACCAAAGATCAATGTGTCCAATAATATCGACTCCATTACAGGAATATTTCAATCATGGATCGATAACGGTGAATCGTGCCCGGAAGGAAGCATTCCGATCAGAAGAACAACAGAGAAAGATGTTCTGAGGGCTAGTTCGATTCGCAGATTCGGTAAAAAAATCGCAAGGGGCGTACGACGAGACACGATGAGTAGTGATCATGAG CATGCAGTTGCATTTGTGAATGGAGAGGAGTACTACGGAGCCAAGGCCAGCCTGAACGTGTGGGCGCCCCGCGTAACAGATGAATACGAATTCAGCCTGTCTCAATTATGGCTCATCTCTGGTTCTTTTGGTCATGATCTCAACACCATTGAAGCCGGTTGGCAG GTCAGCCCGGAATTATTTGGAGACAACTATCCTAGGTTTTTCACGTATTGGACG ACGGATGCATACCAAGAAACGGGATGTTACAATTTACTATGTTCCGGATTTGTACAAATTAACAACAAAATTGCCATTGGAGCAGCAATTTCTCCAAGATCATCTTACAGCTCTAGACAATTCGACATCGGCATTATGATTTGGAAG GATCCGAAGCACGGACACTGGTGGCTCGAATTGGCACCAGGGCTCCTAGTGGGATATTGGCCATCATTCATGTTTAGTCACTTACAAAGGCATGCAAGTATGGTTCAATTTGGAGGAGAAATAGTGAACACTAGATCAATGGGGTCTCACACGTCAACACAAATGGGAAGTGGGCATTTTGCAGACGAAGGATTCAAGAAAGCATCCTATTTCAGGAATTTGCAAGTTGTTGATTGGGATAATAACTTGATCCCTTTATCCAATCTTCATCTCTTGGCCGATCATCCCAATTGCTACAACATAAAAGCTGGGAAAAATAGTGTTTGGGGTAATTATTTTTACTACGGAGGCCCCGGAAGGAACTCAAGGTGTCCGTAA
- the LOC142540823 gene encoding arginine-specific demethylase JMJ20 isoform X2, with protein sequence MTGGPAKSGSPPTESPISNSSPHDSVPLKSRSRSVIQRNLPIKRGWRCQFLSLLTGGSGFLVLMMAALMEYPEYNAYITPSFFCDDWLNLYLDKYNMHSDPCDLQEIGEISCSDYRFVYMGAKGTWTPLHADVFRSYSWSANVCGRKRWYFLSPGQHHLIFDRNMKSSVYNIFEDVCKSKFPGIDEAIWIECTQEQNEIIFVPSGWYHQVHNLEDTISINHNWFNAYNISWVWNLLLREYGEARWYIEDIKDICDNFEGLCQKNLAANAGMDFCDLFMFMIRFAFANLIVLHQLTSDDGDIHWNSSQMTQAIFSNLRSIRQICLNMKSVDTWEDRCLPFLFMKTIEDQTFIEFCNELGRTYCMVFDRCDTNVDLNRTSLEHGRLNLSDLSGSCICSPDELVRFVDYAYKVIGTEI encoded by the exons ATGACTGGCGGGCCTGCAAAGAGTGGGTCTCCGCCGACGGAAAGCCCGATCTCAAATTCCTCTCCTCACGATTCGGTGCCTCTAAAGTCCAG GTCGCGGAGTGTGATACAAAGGAATTTACCGATCAAAAGAGGGTGGAGATGTCAGTTTCTGAGTTTATTGACCGGTGGGAGCGGATTTCTGGTTCTGATGATGGCAGCGCTGATG GAGTACCCTGAGTACAATGCCTACATTACTCCATCTTTTTTCTGCGATGACTGGCTGAATCTGTATCTTGATAAATACAATATGCATAGTGATCcctgtgatttacaagaaatagGTGAAATTAGTTGCTCTGACTACCGTTTCGTCTACATGGGAGCAAAAG GTACATGGACACCGCTTCATGCTGATGTTTTCAGGTCATACAGTTGGTCGGCAAATGTATGTGGCCGGAAACGATGGTACTTTCTTTCTCCAGGTCAACATCACCTTATTTTTGACAG GAATATGAAGTCTTCAGTCTATAACATTTTTGAAGACGTTTGCAAATCGAAGTTCCCCGGAATTGATGAG GCAATCTGGATAGAGTGTACTCAGGAACAAAATGAGATCATCTTTGTCCCCAGTGGGTGGTATCATCAAGTTCATAATCTG GAggatacaatatcaatcaaccACAATTGGTTCAATGCCTACAACATCTCGTGGGTG TGGAATTTGCTTTTGAGGGAATATGGCGAGGCTAGGTGGTACATTGAAGACATCAAGGACATATGTGATAATTTTGAAGGGCTATGTCAGAAAAATCTTGCAGCTAATGCAG GGATGGATTTCTGCGATCTTTTCATGTTCATGATTCGGTTCGCCTTCGCCAATCTGATCGTACTTCACCAACTAACAAGCGATGATGGAGATATCCACTGGAATTCATCTCAAATGACGCAGGCTATTTTTTCCAATCTGAGAAGTATCCGACAAATTTGTTTGAACATGAAATCTGTTGACACATGGGAAGATCGATGTCTCCCTTTTCTTTTTATGAAAACCATTGAGGATCAAACGTTTATTGAGTTCTGCAATGAGCTGGGAAGAACATATTGCATGGTATTTGACCGTTGTGACACGAATGTCGATCTTAATCGAACCTCACTAGAACATGGTCGACTTAATCTTTCCGACCTTTCGGGTTCTTGTATTTGTAGTCCTGATGAACTTGTTAGATTTGTGGACTATGCTTACAAAGTTATTGGAACTGAAATCTGA
- the LOC142540823 gene encoding arginine-specific demethylase JMJ20 isoform X1: MGVKIGGKIDRVDGKQLNYAEFVKNYMARNQPVILTGLTDDWRACKEWVSADGKPDLKFLSSRFGASKVQVAECDTKEFTDQKRVEMSVSEFIDRWERISGSDDGSADGNSLLYLKDWHFVKEYPEYNAYITPSFFCDDWLNLYLDKYNMHSDPCDLQEIGEISCSDYRFVYMGAKGTWTPLHADVFRSYSWSANVCGRKRWYFLSPGQHHLIFDRNMKSSVYNIFEDVCKSKFPGIDEAIWIECTQEQNEIIFVPSGWYHQVHNLEDTISINHNWFNAYNISWVWNLLLREYGEARWYIEDIKDICDNFEGLCQKNLAANAGMDFCDLFMFMIRFAFANLIVLHQLTSDDGDIHWNSSQMTQAIFSNLRSIRQICLNMKSVDTWEDRCLPFLFMKTIEDQTFIEFCNELGRTYCMVFDRCDTNVDLNRTSLEHGRLNLSDLSGSCICSPDELVRFVDYAYKVIGTEI, translated from the exons ATGGGTGTGAAAATCGGAGGGAAAATAGACAGAGTGGACGGGAAACAGTTGAATTACGCCGAATTTGTCAAAAATTACATGGCCAGAAACCAGCCCGTTATTCTCACCGGCCTCACCGATGACTGGCGGGCCTGCAAAGAGTGGGTCTCCGCCGACGGAAAGCCCGATCTCAAATTCCTCTCCTCACGATTCGGTGCCTCTAAAGTCCAG GTCGCGGAGTGTGATACAAAGGAATTTACCGATCAAAAGAGGGTGGAGATGTCAGTTTCTGAGTTTATTGACCGGTGGGAGCGGATTTCTGGTTCTGATGATGGCAGCGCTGATGGTAATTCGTTGTTGTATTTGAAAGATTGGCACTTTGTTAAG GAGTACCCTGAGTACAATGCCTACATTACTCCATCTTTTTTCTGCGATGACTGGCTGAATCTGTATCTTGATAAATACAATATGCATAGTGATCcctgtgatttacaagaaatagGTGAAATTAGTTGCTCTGACTACCGTTTCGTCTACATGGGAGCAAAAG GTACATGGACACCGCTTCATGCTGATGTTTTCAGGTCATACAGTTGGTCGGCAAATGTATGTGGCCGGAAACGATGGTACTTTCTTTCTCCAGGTCAACATCACCTTATTTTTGACAG GAATATGAAGTCTTCAGTCTATAACATTTTTGAAGACGTTTGCAAATCGAAGTTCCCCGGAATTGATGAG GCAATCTGGATAGAGTGTACTCAGGAACAAAATGAGATCATCTTTGTCCCCAGTGGGTGGTATCATCAAGTTCATAATCTG GAggatacaatatcaatcaaccACAATTGGTTCAATGCCTACAACATCTCGTGGGTG TGGAATTTGCTTTTGAGGGAATATGGCGAGGCTAGGTGGTACATTGAAGACATCAAGGACATATGTGATAATTTTGAAGGGCTATGTCAGAAAAATCTTGCAGCTAATGCAG GGATGGATTTCTGCGATCTTTTCATGTTCATGATTCGGTTCGCCTTCGCCAATCTGATCGTACTTCACCAACTAACAAGCGATGATGGAGATATCCACTGGAATTCATCTCAAATGACGCAGGCTATTTTTTCCAATCTGAGAAGTATCCGACAAATTTGTTTGAACATGAAATCTGTTGACACATGGGAAGATCGATGTCTCCCTTTTCTTTTTATGAAAACCATTGAGGATCAAACGTTTATTGAGTTCTGCAATGAGCTGGGAAGAACATATTGCATGGTATTTGACCGTTGTGACACGAATGTCGATCTTAATCGAACCTCACTAGAACATGGTCGACTTAATCTTTCCGACCTTTCGGGTTCTTGTATTTGTAGTCCTGATGAACTTGTTAGATTTGTGGACTATGCTTACAAAGTTATTGGAACTGAAATCTGA